Genomic DNA from Deltaproteobacteria bacterium CG11_big_fil_rev_8_21_14_0_20_49_13:
GCCCTATTTCGCGGTTCAGCTTGATTACCTCGCCCCCCCGATACCCCTTGGCTGGTTCAAGTATTTCGGCGTTCTACTCATGCTGTTCGGAGCCCCCCTTGCGGCCTACTGCTCGTTCCTGCTCCTTGTCCCGGGCAAAGGGCATCCGGCACCCTATTCGTCGCCCGACGGAATGGTCGTGGCGGGACCCTACAGATACATGCGAAATCCGTTCATACTTGGATGGCTTTTGATACTCTGGGGAGAGGTTATCTTCTTAAGATCGGTACCGCTCCTTTTCTACGCGGTGATACTTTCGCTTTGCGTACACTTTTGGGTCATGGCCTTTGAAGAGCCTTCGCTAGAGGACAGGTACCGCGATGAATATAAAAGGTATAAAGCTTTGGTGCCTAGATGGATACCTCGTTTCGCGAAAAAAATCCAATGACCAATGAATATCCAAATCTCAATGCCCAATTATTGGGAATTGAAACGTTGTGATGTTATTCGTCATTGTGATTTGGCCGTTGGGATTTCTCCTTGATCATATCACGAAGCGTTGCCACCGCCTCAAGCCACTCCTTTGAGCCCGCCAGAAGATCTTCGGCCTTGTCAAGTATTCCGCTTGCCTGCTCATATTTTTCCAGCTCGAACTCGGAACGGGCAAGGTAATAATAGGCAATGCCGTTATTGGGATCGATATTGATAGCTTCCTGAAACTGCTTCTCGGCGACCTCAAAATTTCCGGCGGCCATCTCTCTTCTACCCTCTTCAACCACCTTGACCGATGCACGGGCCTTTGGAGTCGAGGCTATCATCAAGGGCTTGGGCTCGGGGCGGATCACCTCTTTCTTGGCGCCGGTCTCCTCCACTCGCTCTATTTTGGGCTTGGAGATAAAGCGTTTGGGCGCAGATTTATTGGAAACTCCGGCACAGGCGGAGAGAAGCAGGAGGCATGAAGCAAGAGGCAGAATCAGTTTCCAAATATTTTCTTTAGAAGACCTGTGGCAGGATGTAACGCGCATGGTTCGTTGGGTTCCGATCCTTCTACGAATGGTTCGAACGACGTCTCGGGACAGTTCTTCGTCGCGAGCTGTCCGGTTTCCGGGTCGATATTTACCAGAATCACATCGCCCGGTCGAGCAAAATCTTCCTGATCGTTGCCAACATAATCCCTCATGAAAGAGGCCCAGATGGGAAGCGCCGCACGAGCGCCGCTCATATTTATCCGGGCGTTGTCATCATACCCGACCCACGAAAGGGCCAGAAGTTGCGGCGCAAATCCCACGAACCATGCATCGCGATAATCACTTGTGGTCCCTGTTTTACCGGCGGCTATGCCTTTAAATCCAAGTCTCCTCGCCGAGGCCGCGGTGCCGTGGTCCACAACACCCTTCATAACGTCGGTTGTAAGATAAACAGGGCCTGCGTCGGAAACTCGTTTCATTTCAATCGAACGTTTATCAAGTACTTTTCCGTCCTTATCGACTATGGTTATGATAGATATCGCCTCTGCCTTGACACCTCCGTTGGGAAATACCGTATAGGCCGAGGCAAGCTCCAAAGGCGTTACCTCAAAGGATCCGAGCGAAAGACTTGGCACCGCCATGAGGTCACTCTTTATCCCGATATCGCGCGCGGTCTTGACGACGTTATCAAGCCCCGCCTCTATAGCTAGTTTCGCCGTTGCAATGTTATAGCTCTGTTCAAGCGCCTTGCGCAATGTGACACGCCCGTGCTCCTTTTTGTCATAGTTTGACGGCGTCCAATCCTTCCCCGCCGCCTCTACCGTGAAGGCCTTGTCTTCAACATAGGTGGATGGCGCGAACGGGGTCTTGCTCCTCTTGGGGTCGAAGGCGGTAAGATATACGAACGGCTTGAAAGTGGAACCGGGCTGCCTCTTTGCAAGTGTCACGTGATTGAACTGGCTCGAATAGAAATCTCTGCCGCCTACCAGCGCCCTTATGTAACCCGTCTGTGGTTGAATGACGACGAGAGCCGCTTCAAGGGGGCCCTCGTGGTCCTTGGGAAGGATCGAGGCATAGGTTGTTTCAAGTTTTTTGAGCCCGTTATCCACAGCCGATTCGGCATCGAGCTGGGCGGTCATGTCGATCGTAGTGAATATTTTAAGCCCTTCGCTCTCAAGCACGTCGGCCGGATAAAGGTCGACTATCTGCTGTTTGACGAAATCTATAAAATAAGGCGCCTTTACCGGCTGAGTGGTTCTTTCAGGCGGATTTATGGCCTCGGCCTTGGCGTCGGCAAGCTCTCGCGCGGTGATGAGATCTTCGCTATACATCTTATCAAGGACGAAATCGCGGCGGACGCTCGCCTTTTCTTTATGCTTGAATGGCGAATATTCGCTCGGGGATCTTATCATGCCGGCCAAAAGCGCGCATTCGCCAAGCGTTAGTTGGTCCACGTTCTTTGCAAAATAGAGCTTCGAGGCCTCTCCCACCCCCATAACGCTGGAACGTCCGCGCTGGCCCAGGTATATCTCGTTCAGGTATGCCTCGAGTATCTCGGCCTTTGTGTGCCGGCGTTCGAGTATCATCGCAAGGAGCGCCTCGTTTATCTTTCTTGTGAACGTCTTCCTGCTGTGAAGAAAATAGTTTTTAACAAGCTGTTGCGTGAGCGTCGAGCCCCCCTGAACTATCCTCATCGCAAAGAGGTCCTTCACCGCCGCGCGCGCTATGCCTGTTGGGTCCACACCCTTATGTTTGAAATAACGTTCATCTTCGATAAGGACGACCGCCTCGATAAGATGCTGCGGCACCTCTTTCATTGTGACAAGGGTGCGGTCCTCCATCTCATCGGAAAAAACGGGGGCGATAAGCTCCGGCTCCAGCCTCACCGTTGAAAGTTCTTCCTCATTTGTAATATTATTTATCTTTGAGACCGTTTCGCCGTCGAGCGTAAGCCTTATGGAAAATCCTGTGAACTTATCGTCCGGATAATCAAAATCGTGGAGATAGATGTCGATATAACCCTTGCCGAACGCGTAGTCGCCGGGACCGGTTATCTTATCGCCAGTGTCCCGGTAACCAAGGCGGTTTAGCTTTAGTTGTAGACCCTTATGTAAAAGGCCCACGCCGGGGTAAAGATATTCGGCATCGGAATATACCTTTGAAGGTATCTTCCATTTCTGCGAAAGTTCAAAACGCTGTTCTATTGAACGGGTGAGGTGGTTCAGATACCAGACGCCGAACAGGGTGAAACATACGGCAAAAAATACAGTTATTTTCAGCCACTTCCAGATCTTCTTGATCTTTGCCTTCTTTGCCTTTTCGGATCGTTTTGGCGAGAGCCACATATTAGAAACGGTATAACAGATATTTTCCCAAAATGAAATAAATTCCGTGGACACACGCGGTGGGTCTCCCCGGATGATTATCCGAAGAATGTGCCTAAGGACTTGGCGGTCCTTATGAGCTCGTGATCGGGCGGGACGGTCTTTAATTTACCTATCGCGTCGAGAAGGGATGAGTCCTTTATCTCGCCTCCTTTGAGCCCCACCATCCTGCCGAATTTGCCTTCAGCGACGAGCGCGGCCGCCGCGGCGCCAAAGCGCGTAGCAAGGAGCCTGTCGAACGCGGTCGGAGTGCCGCCCCTCTGAAGATGACCGAGAACGACTATCCTGGATGAGACGCCGGTCCTCTGTTCTATTATGTCGGCGACGTATTTGCCGATGCCGCCGAGTCTTATGGGATCGGGGCTGTCCTCTATCCTCTGCCTAACAACAAGGTCCCTTCCCTTTTCGTGGGCCCCTTCTGCAACGACGACTATCGAAAAACGTCTTCCCGACCCTCTGCGATCGTTTATCGTCTCAATTACGGCGTCCATGCTAAATGGCATCTCAGGTATCAGGACAACGTCTCCCCCTCCTGCAAGTCCGCCTCGGAGGGCAAGCCATCCGGCGTAGCGCCCCATTACCTCAACGACCATGACCCTGTGATGCGACTGCGCGGTGGCATGAAGATTGTCTATGGCGTTACTTATGACCTGGACCGCCGAATCGTGGCCGAAGGTCAGGTCGGTGGCGTTAAGGTCGTTGTCTATCGTCTTTGGAACTCCGACCACCGGAAGCCCCATCTTCTCCAACTTGTGCGCAACGGTCAATGTGCCGTCACCGCCTATCGCAACAAGGGCGTCTAGCCCCCACTTCTCAAAATTCTCCGCGACCTTTTTCGAAACATCTTTTTTAACTGCCTTGCCCCCTTCGATCACCGCATACTCAAAAGGGTTTGCCGTGTTGGAGGTGCCAAGTATGGTTCCCCCGACGGCAAGGATGTTGGAAACGCTCGAG
This window encodes:
- a CDS encoding 6-phosphofructokinase; translated protein: MKKTIKRIGVLTGGGDCPGLNAVIRAVAKKAMNDHRMTVLGIEDGYEGLIEGRAKDLIYSSVSNILAVGGTILGTSNTANPFEYAVIEGGKAVKKDVSKKVAENFEKWGLDALVAIGGDGTLTVAHKLEKMGLPVVGVPKTIDNDLNATDLTFGHDSAVQVISNAIDNLHATAQSHHRVMVVEVMGRYAGWLALRGGLAGGGDVVLIPEMPFSMDAVIETINDRRGSGRRFSIVVVAEGAHEKGRDLVVRQRIEDSPDPIRLGGIGKYVADIIEQRTGVSSRIVVLGHLQRGGTPTAFDRLLATRFGAAAAALVAEGKFGRMVGLKGGEIKDSSLLDAIGKLKTVPPDHELIRTAKSLGTFFG